ATAAATCCATCAAGTTCGTCGCTGTCCAGTATGGTGATTTTTTGTTGGCACCAGGAGTTCATTTGTTCCGTTTGATCCGCCCCAGAGCAGATGACCATCAAACGAGGTTGCTCGGCCTCGCCCACCAGTCTCATTGCTTTTCGTGGTACTCCCATCCCGCATTCATACTCAGGACACACCGGGTACAAATCAAAAACTCTGCCAAGGGTTCCAGTGATAAAGTGATCACACTGGTCGAGTCCATCATAGCGCACAAGGGTGCCAAGGAGGCAGGAACTGACTCCTATCCGTAGTCTTCTTAGGAATAGCTCTTTGATCCCGGCCTCTTGTTGATTATCTCTGTCCATCCAACACCTGACGGACTATGGTTGCCAGTTCTGTTGATGTTACAGGTTTAGTGATAAATTTCTTGATACCGATTCTTTTAGTATCTTCTTCGGAAATTATGGCGCTGTAGCCAGTGCAGAGGATAATCGGGAGTCCTGGTTTAATTTGCAACAGAGAGATGGCAAGTTCAGCCCCTGTAATATCTGGCATGGTTTGATCGGTGATCACAAGATCGTATTGGTCAGGATGAGACTGGAACTCGCTGAGGGCATCGTTGCTTGTTGTTTTTACAACAACATGATAACCCAAGCGTTCAAGAACCGATTGCTGCATGGTGACAATTGCGATCTCATCGTCGACTAGTAAAATGCTTTCATTGCCTGTTGGTATGGGGATCTGGTTGATTTCCTGCTCTTCCAACTTGGTCTGGGGGGGAAGGGAGGGGAAAAAGACGGAAAACGTTGTCCCCTTACCGAGTTCACTTGTCACTCGCATTGAGCCGCCATGGCTGTTGACAATGCCGTGGACCACAGCTAAGCCCATGCCGGTTCCTTTACCTATCTCTTTCGTTGTGAAGTAGGGGTCGAAGATCCTTTCCTTGGTGGCCTGATTCATACCGCTTCCGGTATCGGTCACCTCTAGTTTGATGAGCGAACCAAGGGGCAATGGTGATTCTCTTGCCACCAGGGCTTCCTTTGATCCTGTCGTTTGGCTCAGAGAGATTATAATTATTCCTTTTTGGTCAGGCATCGCCTGAAAGGCATTGGTACAGAGGTTCACCAGAATTTGGTGAACCTGAATGGGATCTGCCATTATCGATCCACATTGTGGATCGATGGTGTCTCGAATTTCGACTGTGCTTGGCAGGGAGGCTCGTAGTAACTTGATAACTTCTTTAACAATTATGACAGGACACATCGGGATAATCTGTTGAGGATGTTTCCGACTGAAGGTGAGAATTTGACTGATCAATCCGCGGGCCCTGTCTCCTGCCTTAAGCACTTGATCCAGATATTGCGTACAGTGACTTGAGTGAGGGGTGTCTGCACGAGCCAGTTCCGTATAGCCAAGGATGGCGGTCAAGATATTATTAAAGTCATGGGCAATGCCGCCAGCCAGCGCTCCAATGGCTTCCATCTTGTGGGCCTGAAAGAGATCTTCCTGGAGTTTGGTTAGATCGGTAATATCCTTTGCGATATGTACGAGATATTGCACCTCTCCCTCTGAGTTGAAAATCGGCGCCGAGGAAACATGAAAGATCTTCTCGAGTTTAGCGTGGGCTATCTTTTCTCTATGATGGCACCCTGCATCCTGAATGGTATCGAATACCGGGCAATCGGGGCATGGTTCGTCAGCGCCGCGGAAAAGCTCATAGCAATATTTGCCGTTAATCTCACCCGGTTTCACCTTGAAAAAGTTATACGTTGCCTTGTTTGCTCTGATTATCCGAAATTCTTTATCCATCAAAGTGATAATGTCACTCATGGCATCAAAGGTTTTTTCCCACTCATCCTTGGCGGTTTGAAGTTGGTGCTTGAGTAGTTGTTGTTCGGTGATTTCCTTCATCACTTGGAGAATTCTGTCCACTTTGCCATTTTCGTCAAACAAGGGTGTTGTGGTGATTTCGAACTCTTTTGTTGATTCATCGGTCATGGTGTGGAGGTGCCTGATCGTAATCGGCAAGCCTGATGAGAAGACCTGGCGGTGCGGACAAGGTTGATCGGCCAGGGTTGCTTTTTCGCAAGGATTCGGGCAGTGATGATGGATTTCGTGACATTTTTGTCCCAAGACCTGTTCTTTTGCCATCTCGCATAACTCTAGGTGATGTTGATTGGCAAAGATGATGCGGTAGTTTTTATCAACAATAAGAGCAGGATCATTCAAACTATGAAGAATGTCATATGCGGATGAATTGTTCAATAGGTTGCTCACAGAGTATCATTGTTGCGGTAAGGTGAAAATGGGCAAGTAGTACACTAAGGGGTAGTCAGCCACGCAGTATTCGTGCCAATAAAGAGATAGTTTTTCGGTGTCAATGGTGGTGGCGAATTATGCGCGAACACATTTCCTGGGGGTGTGTTTAATAGCGCTGTGTTTCCGATTTTACGGAATAATCTGTCCGTGAAGGTGGAGTGGGACTGCTTTCGGTAATCATCTCAATGTGATGTAATTCAGAAAAGGTTTGAATTCATATTGGTAATGGTCTTTATATGATGTGTTAACAGCAAGTTGCGGAAATTTTTTTTACACAATGTAGTATATTTATTAGCAATAGCAATAGCAATACGTGCAATTCCCCATTTTGTAATGTTTGTCGAGTATAAGAATAATGAACTTGCAAAAAAATATGGAGCTAGTTCTACTTTGTCACATTTACGTTACAGCTGTGTCGCATGAAATTTCTGGTCATTCCGGCATGATGTTAGCCGAAATCCAGACTGTTGTGACGCACTGGACCTCAGCTAATCTGACAAAGAAGAACTAGGCTAGGGAAGCAAACCTGAGATGATTCAGTAATGACGATCTCGTGAAACTTTTTAGCTTCGTGGCTCTTAACTATTTTCAGCTAACTCTTCCGAAGGAAAGGAACAAGAATTCATTTTCAATGCCATGTTCCCTGAGCGGAGCCGAAGGGAACAGGAGAAAAAAAAGCCGTGGTACGGTTACCAACAAAAAATCTGGAAATAGTTTAGAGCCACGTTCAGCTTTGATCGACGAAAGACCGAAGTTGATCGTAAGCATGTTCAAGCTGGGGCAGGAGATGCTCAATTAAGGCTTGGTCACCTTTTTTGCCCGCCTTTTCAATTGCCAGCGCTATGGCGCTTATCTCGTTGCAGCTCACCATGGCGGCAGACCCTTTGATCCTATGGGCTACGCCCCAGGCGGATGCCAGGTTGTGATTTTCTATCAGTGTTTTCAGTTCCTCAATGCCGGGTGGCATCGAGTTGAGAAACATGGTGAGAAATCGCTCCATCGTCTCTTGGTC
The nucleotide sequence above comes from Desulfobulbaceae bacterium. Encoded proteins:
- a CDS encoding PAS domain-containing protein, yielding MSNLLNNSSAYDILHSLNDPALIVDKNYRIIFANQHHLELCEMAKEQVLGQKCHEIHHHCPNPCEKATLADQPCPHRQVFSSGLPITIRHLHTMTDESTKEFEITTTPLFDENGKVDRILQVMKEITEQQLLKHQLQTAKDEWEKTFDAMSDIITLMDKEFRIIRANKATYNFFKVKPGEINGKYCYELFRGADEPCPDCPVFDTIQDAGCHHREKIAHAKLEKIFHVSSAPIFNSEGEVQYLVHIAKDITDLTKLQEDLFQAHKMEAIGALAGGIAHDFNNILTAILGYTELARADTPHSSHCTQYLDQVLKAGDRARGLISQILTFSRKHPQQIIPMCPVIIVKEVIKLLRASLPSTVEIRDTIDPQCGSIMADPIQVHQILVNLCTNAFQAMPDQKGIIIISLSQTTGSKEALVARESPLPLGSLIKLEVTDTGSGMNQATKERIFDPYFTTKEIGKGTGMGLAVVHGIVNSHGGSMRVTSELGKGTTFSVFFPSLPPQTKLEEQEINQIPIPTGNESILLVDDEIAIVTMQQSVLERLGYHVVVKTTSNDALSEFQSHPDQYDLVITDQTMPDITGAELAISLLQIKPGLPIILCTGYSAIISEEDTKRIGIKKFITKPVTSTELATIVRQVLDGQR